ATGACAGTTACATTTCACTACCTCGATGCACAGTGGCAGATGAAGAGTGTTGTATCTGGAACACTACCCTTGTGTGAAAGTCATACTGCTAACAACATTGTGACATGGATCAAAGAGCTGGTAGATGATGTAAGCATTGCTACAGAGAAGGTGGTGGCTTTTGTTCATGATAATTGCAAGAACATCGAAAATGCTGGAAACAGTTTAGAGGAAGTATATGGGTGGTTTTCTTTGGGATGTGCGGGGCACACTTTGCAACTCTGTGTGAATGCTGGGTTGAAAATCCCAGCTATAAGTAATGTTGTAGCGGCAGGAAGGCGCCTGACAACTCATTTTCATAAGAGTGAACCAGCCCTGCGTGCTTTAAGAAATCGTCAAAGAGACATGAGGGTAGAACAACATCAGCTCATACAAGATGTGAAAACCCGTTGGAATAGTACTTACTACATGATTGAACGTCTTATTGAACAGAGGTGGCCACTCACAGCTGTAATGTCGGACAGTACCATCACTAAATCTGGTGACAGGAATTTGGATCTTAAATCGGAGCAGTGGGAGCTTCTTATAGCACTAAAAAAATTGTTACATCCTTTACAGGTTGCCACCACTTATTTCAGCAAAGAATTCAATGTGTCTTCTTCAGCATTATATCCAGTGCTTCACGGGCTACTAAAATCTTTACAATGCGTTGATAATGATCTGCCAGCTATTCAACAGTGTAAAACCTCAGTTGCTGAAGAAATTAAACAAAGGTGGAAACTAGACTCGTTAACATCCATTGATAAGGGAAGGATTCTTAAGAATGCACCTTTGATCTCTTGTATTGTAGATCCAAGGTTCAAAGAATGTAAATTCTTGGGAGCTAACAAACAATTTGAAGTTAAGACTGCTTTAACAACCTTGGTGTGTGAAGAGAAGGAAAGCTATGAGACTACACGGATTAGTCATCCGGAAGAATCCAATGGACCTGTTCCAAAGAAGAAATGTTCTGGCCTTGACATACTGTTAGGGGATGACTACACCAATGGTAGTGAAGATAATGAATCGGATTCTGATCCAATATTAAATGAGGTAGACCTGTTTTTCAAGGAAAGGCCTATTGATCGGGAAGAACCACCTTTGGTGTGGTGGAGAGAGAATCAGCACAGGTTCCCTATGATTTCCAAAGTAGCAAGAAGGTTTCTTACCATACCTATTACTTCCACTCCTTCAGAACGAGTTTTTTCTGCTGCAGGGTTGACTGTTACTCGATTACGCTCTTCACTAACACCTGAACATGTAAACATGTTGGTTTTCTTAAACAAGAACAGTTAGACAGTTAGCAAACTGTGATAGTAGTTGGctacttgtacttgtagtaCATGTTAATGTTGTAGacagtaataaatattataCTATTTTTCTATGTAATACATTGCTAAATATTCATGTAGCAAAtatacagtaaatgtacaagttTCATCTTCTCTAACTCCTAAATGTCTTCATGGGTGGAGACTGGTGGCTATTGGTCCTTGCCATGTCAGCTGCTGAATAAGCataatatgtgtgtgtacacatggtacagcATTACAAGTGACCAAAAAATTTAATACCTGGTCTGGCTATAATTAACCACTACATTACTCAATTAGCTTTATAAACTAACACACAGTAAGAACAGACGAATACTCGGATATTCGGTACAACAGGAAGTAATTATTCGGTCAGCAATTaccactattcgtttgagccttagtaataatattacatatgcaGTAATAACTTATGTAACAACAAGAAAACTACGACAATCCATCAAAAATAGTGAACACAACACTGTTCTAAAAGTGAGAATCGTCAGTCTAATCATATGACCTTATTATCTTGTAGCTTAAACATGGCTAACTTAGACATTTacaaaactaatacttttattttgaggtaatatgtaactgtaatggCCTTACCCTTggaagtaatatattactttttaaaagtaatgaCCCCAACACTGTGAATAGTGTATGTATCACAATACTGGTTGACTACAGCTGTGTACTTTTCATGTAGTTTGTGTCACTGCCAATGATGACTAGCAATGGTGACACTGAAAATGTTATCGACAGTGTGTCAAGCTTCTGGTTCCTCTGCTTCTTAAATGAGTAAGTGTACATTTCTGTGTTCTGTGGTAGAGACGTACATCACACTAAACACCTAGAATACATTTATTTACATTGACATGCACAGCTCCAATAAAGGGGTTCTAACACTGATCACACTACCTTCTAATGTGGGTACATGTAAATTGCAGTGTGAAGGCAAGGTGGGTTGGCATGGGTTAGGGTACACTGTAAATGCTATAGACTCTTAGTCATCTGTGAAATAGAATTAATTTGGCATAATAGTTATGGCTTAAATCTGGACATAGACTGAACCTGTTCACTGGTGACGAAAATATTCAGGCTCGTGTGTTGAACAGTATAATGTCAACCAGGGGTGGTTAAAAGTATACTATGACAGCTAGTGTGTAAGATTaattttcaatacaaatgggaccttgATTATGCGATCAATACAAATGGTTGCTCTATTAGACCATTTTGACAACTATGTtggatactctattagagtagctgaacAGATGACACtattatacagtggaatctcccTTATTAGGGACCTTTATTATCCATgcacctccattgtccggaCAGCTTAAATTAGTTACGTGGTTTGTATTGTATTGACAATAAAGCAGTTTGGGGAAAAGCAGCCTAGATGTTGTTTACCTTTGGGTGGCGCTTGTTAGTCATGAAAACTATTACCACTTTATTATAGCTTGAGGTAGCAGCACTTTTTACGGACCAGGGTAGAGGCCATGCAGTAAGTGACTTTCTGCTTAGCATATTACTGCACATTattaactgatagcaataacagcATTACTTGTCAGttaccgtaaatcaggaaaattttgtcAAAAATTTTTCATCGCTGCTGTATCGACGAAAATTAAAACGACGAACTATTCTATGAATGAGCTATTAAAACGTAAGCCTATACTTAACTACTTCATCAAAAGTTTTTTTGTTTGTCCATCATGAAAGCGTTGCGTCAAAATTTTAATACATGAAAATTTTCTACGCCAAAAATTTCCTGAATAACGGTACTTCAGATACAATAAGTTCCTAAGAAAAAGACAATAGTGGGTACCAGGATAAGAAAGTAGTATTATTTTTGACAattactgtatgttctattagagtagtgtgtgTTCTACCTCAGGGCTATGTTACTAAATTTGCTTATCTAACACCTTTGTGataatagctacatagctacatactgGGTTGTAGGGATGTAATACATACCATATAGTACTATATAGAAAGTATGGAATACATACCATGCAGTAAAGTATGTGATACATACTCCAGGTATGAAATACATACTTGGGGTATGTAATACATACCCAAGTGCGGTATGCACGGTGTAAACTCCTGATTCATACCGATTTTGGGGTGGATTACATACTTTCGTTTTTGCAGTGTATAAAGTACATACCAGTAACATGAACCACTGCTAGATAGTATACGATACTGCTTGTGTGAAACTGAGGGTAGAATAGCTTTCAcctatcaatataattatttaggaAACTTGAGTGAGAATGAGTGCAGATATAAAAATATCACAGAATGAGCCAGCGATATTGCTGCCTTAAATCAAAGAAACGAGTGTATTATAAATCCACTTAGCCTGACTACAATGTATAGTAAGCTATGAAATTAATTATTATAACTTCAGTTATAAATGATTGCTATGTACCATCTGTACGTGCATATACATTACTATTTTCTGTGTTAATATATTGAAATACATTAATCATGCACGCATGCATATAATACATTTCTCAAACAAAGTAGTAATATAATGTTATACTAATTATATACAAACAAGAAAGTGTGAAGAGTTTTGGTGACATTGTGCATCTAATAATCAATAATACAGTAGATGGGCATGTTAAGTTCATACAATTTTAGGTGATAATTGTATTGCTATTATTACACTGCCTTCCCCATAGTCAAAATTTTACCAGAGCACAGTGGGATAAAATTCTACTCATAGGAAGAAACCTTGATGGTCCACCAATTTGTTTCTCTGTTGATACAACAATTATCGAAGGATGGAACCAGTTCTCTCTTGGGTGCACCTCAAACCACTCAGCATAGGCAAATACATGGGTGACCACCTTTTCATTGGAACCAATTGTTGTAGTAACAGAGTGTTTGAAGAAGTACTCGACCATACCTACATGAAGTTTTACTGTTGCAGATGACAAAATTCCATCTGCATCATCGTAACTAGTTGACCAATAAGCACTTATTGCTGCTGAATGATTTCCCTTAGCTCTATTTGCCAAATATTTTTCCCCAGCAATTGTTACCTAATTAAACCGTTCATGTGCCATTGGAACAAACATGATATCTGCTGTTGTGTACAGTGTTTTATAGATGACTGTAAGCCAAGCTACTTCTTCATGATCAAGGAATTTTTCATATTTcttatttgttttatacaagctgCAGTAGGTGGCATTAATGCTTGACAAAGTGCAGTGGTGGTTTGCTTTAAATTCCAGAAGTGAAGATGCGTCTGCATGACTTTGTTCAACAGAGTCTTCAGTTAACATTATATCTGTACTCTGTTTTCCAAGCTGCATTTCAAAGAATTCTTTTAGTTGTTGTGGTAGAGCAGTTGATATGTTTGACATTAGTAAACTTTGATAatctaaaatttttaaaattatttgcaCCTCTGGTTTTATCCAATTCTTTTGTAAGCTTCCAAGTATTCCATTATATCTCTCAAAAGGAAAGCACCAGAACAAAGGTGATGGTACATAATTCAAAATAGATTCCCTAATGTGCAAATTCATGTGCATGTTTGGCGAACA
This genomic interval from Dysidea avara chromosome 15, odDysAvar1.4, whole genome shotgun sequence contains the following:
- the LOC136245192 gene encoding E3 SUMO-protein ligase ZBED1-like, with protein sequence MADVISSESDVEQYSDNDSQGEEDEEDNGEDNDGSTTATSTSEETRKYKSQVWKFFTKKNAKSVVCTLCNKSLAYHGGTSSMLQHLSRKHPAKNVVKTSDGRKQTNLDVFTRKRACSNERAGAISDRIASFIVKDLRPINLVAGKGFKDLMTYLEPGYHLPSATHFTHLIERKYDVVKERVCHILQEQAVYIAITADLWTSVATESYMTVTFHYLDAQWQMKSVVSGTLPLCESHTANNIVTWIKELVDDVSIATEKVVAFVHDNCKNIENAGNSLEEVYGWFSLGCAGHTLQLCVNAGLKIPAISNVVAAGRRLTTHFHKSEPALRALRNRQRDMRVEQHQLIQDVKTRWNSTYYMIERLIEQRWPLTAVMSDSTITKSGDRNLDLKSEQWELLIALKKLLHPLQVATTYFSKEFNVSSSALYPVLHGLLKSLQCVDNDLPAIQQCKTSVAEEIKQRWKLDSLTSIDKGRILKNAPLISCIVDPRFKECKFLGANKQFEVKTALTTLVCEEKESYETTRISHPEESNGPVPKKKCSGLDILLGDDYTNGSEDNESDSDPILNEVDLFFKERPIDREEPPLVWWRENQHRFPMISKVARRFLTIPITSTPSERVFSAAGLTVTRLRSSLTPEHVNMLVFLNKNS